In one Carassius carassius chromosome 48, fCarCar2.1, whole genome shotgun sequence genomic region, the following are encoded:
- the LOC132131154 gene encoding SHC-transforming protein 2-like yields the protein MLLKPKYGRFRNDSVTSSDDLMQSLAMSGKVVATPVASSSTPGLELPPLETAALPPPSVQVLADSPGLDGEQDGTTTFCMLIPKMPQWKFSNSLLSRSPSNSSSNSSKDSSRAPPTNGSPAAASGGALTASGPVASLAAVFNSCDPVCMGPCSLQAARRQRASPRESSPGATEGSPGSSGSCRTGMNRRTRVEGMWLGDNLTQKGTFINKPSHGWLHSEKKISSTGASYIVRYMGCIEVLKSMRSLDFSTRTQVTRESINRLCEAVPGGKAAWKKKATSKTLQSIMGKSNLHFAGMSIGVNISIDGLSLLVPTTRQVIAHHPMQSISFASGGDSDTPDYVAYVAKDPVNQRACHILECGDGLAQNVISTIGQAFELQFKQYLHSPPKAIPAMDRTIRTEESAWGDDEESSEHNYYNSIPGKEPPVGGVVDSRLRPPAGLLGHVHTQPQSKTTQMGSPAKRDASSLPATHLCYEVHWDTEKNSSSSLTSDGYLRADGHPPGSRDYEEHLYVNTLNLDKMEASADARGGRSRPESPKKDIFDMRPFEDALRLHEASGVCVLEDKWPSPPRRRAPVAPTEDQLRREMWYHGRMSRKDAENLLARDGDFLVRDSATNPGQYVLTGMQCGLPKHLLLVDPEGVVRTKDMLFESISHLINYHLTNKLPIVAAESELHLQQVVCRMN from the exons ATGCTACTTAAGCCAAAGTATGGCCGCTTCCGGAACGACTCTGTGACCTCCTCCGACGACCTGATGCAGAGCCTAGCCATGAGCGGGAAGGTGGTGGCCACGCCGGTGGCCTCCTCATCCACGCCTGGCTTGGAGCTGCCACCCCTGGAGACTGCTGCTCTTCCTCCTCCTTCGGTCCAGGTGCTGGCCGACTCACCCGGGCTGGATGGCGAGCAGGACGGCACCACCACCTTCTGCATGCTCATTCCTAAGATGCCCCAGTGGAAGTTCTCCAATTCGTTGCTTAGTCGTAGCCCATCCAATAGCAGTTCCAATTCCAGCAAGGATTCTAGCAGGGCGCCTCCGACCAATGGTTCCCCTGCTGCGGCTTCAGGGGGGGCGCTCACTGCCAGTGGTCCCGTGGCTAGTCTTGCAGCTGTGTTCAACTCCTGTGACCCTGTTTGTATGGGCCCATGTTCCCTACAGGCCGCCAGGAGGCAGAGGGCCAGTCCAAGAGAGTCCAGCCCAGGGGCCACCGAGGGGAGTCCAGGGAGCTCTGGGAGTTGCAGGACCGGGATGAACCGGAGGACCAGGGTGGAGGGAATGTGGCTGGGAGATAACTTAACCCAGAAGGGCACCTTCATCAACAAGCCCTCACATGGGTGGTTGCATTCAGAGAAAAAGATCAGCAGCACGGGGGCTTCGTACATCGTCAGG tacaTGGGCTGCATTGAGGTTCtgaaatcaatgagatctttggACTTCAGCACTAGGACACAAGTCACAAG GGAGTCCATCAACAGGTTGTGTGAAGCTGTACCAGGAGGAAAAGCTGCCTGGAAGAAGAAA GCCACCAGTAAAACCCTCCAGTCTATCATGGGGAAGAGTAACTTGCATTTCGCTGGAATGAGCATCGGTGTCAACATCTCCATTGACGGCTTGAGTCTACTCGTTCCCACCACACGACAG GTGATTGCCCATCACCCCATGCAGTCTATATCTTTCGCCTCTGGTGGAGACTCG GATACACCAGATTACGTCGCTTATGTGGCCAAAGACCCTGTCAATCAAAgag CGTGTCACATCCTGGAGTGCGGTGACGGTCTCGCCCAGAATGTGATCAGTACCATCGGCCAGGCCTTCGAACTGCAGTTCAAACAGTACCTACACAGCCCACCCAAAGCCATTCCCGCCATGGATAG GACCATACGAACAGAGGAGTCGGCATGGGGTGATGACGAGGAATCATCTGAGCACAATTACTACAACAGCATACCAGGAAAGGAGCCTCCTGTTGGGGGAGTGGTGGACTCTAGGCTCAGGCCTCCTGCGGGCCTACTGGGTCATGTCCATACGCAACCACAGAGCAAAACCACTCAG ATGGGGTCACCGGCTAAAAGAGATGCAAGCAGCCTCCCTGCCACCCACTTGTGTTATGAAGTGCACTGGGACACAGAGAAAAACAGCAGCTCAA gTTTGACTTCCGATGGTTACCTGAGAGCAGACGGTCATCCTCCAGGTAGCCGCGATTATGAGGAACACCTGTATGTAAACACCCTGAATCTGGACAAAATGGAGGCTTCAGCGGATGCCCGAGGAGGACGCAGTAGACCCGAAAGTccaaagaaagacatttttgaTATGA GACCGTTTGAGGACGCCTTGCGTCTACACGAGGCCAGTGGAGTTTGTGTATTGGAGGACAAGTGGCCGAGTCCCCCACGGCGTCGAGCCCCCGTGGCCCCCACAGAGGACCAGCTGCGGCGGGAGATGTGGTATCACGGGCGCATGAGCCGCAAGGATGCAGAGAATCTGCTGGCCCGAGATGGAGATTTCCTGGTGCGGGACAGCGCCACTAACCCGGGCCAGTATGTGCTGACTGGGATGCAGTGTGGGCTTCCCAAACATCTGCTGTTGGTGGATCCTGAAGGAGTG gtTCGGACTAAAGACATGCTTTTTGAGAGCATCAGCCACCTGATCAACTACCACCTGACAAACAAGCTGCCGATTGTTGCAGCAGAGAGTGAGTTACACCTCCAGCAGGTGGTCTGCAGAATGAACTGA